The Pseudomonas sp. G2-4 genome window below encodes:
- a CDS encoding ABC-F family ATPase produces MISTANITMQFGAKPLFENVSVKFGAGNRYGLIGANGCGKSTFMKILGGDLEPSGGQVMLEPNVRLGKLRQDQFAYEEFTVIDTVIMGHEELWKVKAERDRIYSLPEMTEEDGMAVAELETEFAEMDGYTAESRAGELLLGLGIGIEQHFGPMSEVSPGWKLRVLLAQALFSDPEVLLLDEPTNHLDINTIRWLENVLTQRSSLMIIISHDRHFLNSVCTHMADLDYGELRLFPGNYDEYMTVATQSREQLLSDNAKKKAQISELQSFVSRFSANASKAKQATSRAKQIDKIQLAEVKPSSRVSPFIRFEQTKKLHRQAVIVERMAKGFDGKPLFKDFSFTVEAGERVAIIGPNGIGKTTLLRTLVNELEPDAGTVKWTDAAELGYYAQDHAHDFEDDVNLFDWMGQWTQGGEQLVRGTLGRMLFSNDEILKSVKVISGGEQGRMLFGKLILQKPNVLVMDEPTNHLDMESIEALNLALENYPGTLIFVSHDREFVSSLATRIIELSADGVVDFSGTYDDYLRSQGVVF; encoded by the coding sequence TTGATCTCTACAGCTAACATCACGATGCAGTTCGGCGCCAAGCCACTGTTCGAAAACGTCTCTGTCAAGTTCGGCGCGGGTAACCGCTACGGTCTGATCGGCGCCAACGGTTGCGGCAAGTCGACCTTCATGAAAATCCTCGGCGGCGACCTCGAGCCGTCCGGCGGCCAGGTGATGCTCGAGCCGAACGTGCGCCTGGGTAAACTTCGCCAGGACCAGTTCGCCTACGAAGAATTCACTGTGATCGATACCGTGATCATGGGCCACGAGGAACTGTGGAAGGTCAAGGCCGAGCGCGATCGCATCTACTCGCTGCCGGAAATGACCGAAGAAGACGGCATGGCCGTGGCCGAGCTGGAAACCGAATTTGCCGAGATGGACGGCTACACCGCCGAATCCCGCGCCGGCGAACTGTTGCTGGGCCTGGGGATTGGCATCGAGCAGCATTTCGGCCCGATGAGCGAAGTGTCGCCAGGTTGGAAACTGCGTGTGCTGCTGGCCCAGGCGCTGTTCTCCGACCCGGAAGTGCTGCTGCTCGACGAACCGACCAACCACCTGGATATCAACACCATCCGCTGGCTGGAAAACGTGCTGACCCAGCGTTCGAGCCTGATGATCATCATCTCTCACGACCGTCACTTCCTGAACAGTGTCTGCACCCACATGGCGGACCTGGACTACGGCGAGCTGCGCCTGTTCCCGGGCAACTACGACGAGTACATGACCGTGGCGACCCAGTCCCGCGAGCAACTGCTGTCGGACAACGCCAAGAAGAAAGCGCAGATTTCCGAATTGCAATCGTTCGTCAGCCGTTTCTCGGCCAACGCCTCGAAAGCCAAGCAAGCCACCTCTCGCGCCAAGCAGATCGACAAGATCCAACTGGCCGAGGTCAAGCCATCGAGCCGTGTCAGCCCGTTCATTCGCTTCGAGCAGACCAAGAAACTGCACCGCCAGGCGGTCATTGTCGAGCGCATGGCCAAAGGCTTTGACGGCAAGCCGCTGTTCAAGGACTTCAGCTTCACCGTCGAAGCCGGCGAGCGCGTGGCGATCATTGGCCCGAACGGCATCGGCAAGACCACCTTGCTGCGCACCCTGGTCAATGAACTGGAGCCGGATGCCGGTACCGTGAAATGGACCGACGCCGCGGAGCTGGGCTACTACGCCCAGGACCATGCCCACGACTTCGAAGATGACGTCAACCTGTTCGACTGGATGGGCCAATGGACCCAGGGCGGCGAACAACTGGTGCGTGGCACCTTGGGTCGCATGCTGTTCTCCAACGACGAGATCCTCAAGTCGGTCAAGGTCATTTCCGGTGGTGAACAGGGTCGCATGTTGTTCGGCAAGCTGATCCTGCAAAAGCCAAACGTGCTGGTGATGGACGAACCGACCAACCACTTGGACATGGAATCCATCGAAGCGCTGAACCTGGCGCTGGAAAACTACCCGGGTACGCTGATTTTCGTCAGCCACGACCGGGAGTTTGTATCGTCCCTGGCCACCCGCATCATCGAGCTGAGCGCCGACGGCGTGGTCGATTTCAGCGGCACCTACGATGATTACCTGCGCAGTCAGGGTGTGGTGTTCTAA
- the lpxO gene encoding lipid A hydroxylase LpxO, giving the protein MKLIIVAIYILSIGYVHLRGRVRHALPRQLSDHSSFLAPINCLLYLCSRLPNKPFLNPADFPDLSPLQAHWEEIRAEGQNLLQAGEIKRSNQYDDVGFNSFFKTGWKRFYLKWYGDSHPSAMKLCPRTTELVQSIGSIKAAMFAQLPPGSKLVRHRDPYAGSYRYHLGLDTPNDAGCYINVDGEHYHWRDGEAVMFDETFIHYAENTTDHNRIILFCDVERPMTFRWAAAFNRWFSRSVMAAAGAPNDVGDKTGALNRAFSRLYKIRLQGKALKKRNRKLYYLQKWAFFGGLLAIFVWI; this is encoded by the coding sequence GTGAAACTCATCATTGTCGCGATCTACATCCTGTCCATCGGCTATGTTCACCTGCGTGGACGCGTCCGGCATGCGCTGCCACGCCAGTTGAGCGACCACTCGTCCTTTCTTGCGCCGATCAATTGCCTGCTTTACCTGTGCTCCAGACTTCCCAACAAACCTTTCCTGAATCCGGCGGATTTCCCGGACCTGAGTCCGTTGCAGGCTCATTGGGAAGAGATCCGTGCCGAAGGCCAGAACCTGCTGCAAGCGGGAGAGATCAAGCGTTCCAATCAATACGATGACGTGGGCTTCAACTCGTTCTTCAAGACCGGTTGGAAACGTTTTTACCTGAAGTGGTACGGCGACAGTCATCCTTCGGCGATGAAACTGTGCCCGCGGACCACGGAGCTGGTGCAGAGCATCGGTTCGATCAAGGCCGCGATGTTTGCGCAATTGCCGCCGGGGTCGAAGCTGGTGCGTCACCGTGACCCGTATGCGGGGTCCTATCGGTATCACCTGGGCCTGGATACGCCCAACGACGCCGGTTGCTACATCAATGTCGATGGTGAGCATTACCATTGGCGTGATGGCGAAGCGGTGATGTTCGACGAGACGTTCATTCATTACGCCGAAAACACCACCGACCATAACCGCATCATCCTGTTCTGCGATGTGGAAAGGCCCATGACATTTCGCTGGGCCGCTGCGTTCAACCGCTGGTTCAGCCGCAGCGTGATGGCCGCCGCCGGTGCCCCCAACGATGTTGGCGACAAGACCGGTGCGCTGAACCGGGCGTTTTCCAGGCTCTACAAAATACGGCTCCAGGGTAAAGCGCTGAAGAAACGCAACCGCAAGCTGTATTACCTGCAGAAATGGGCGTTCTTCGGCGGGTTGCTGGCGATTTTTGTCTGGATCTGA
- the ligD gene encoding DNA ligase D, with amino-acid sequence MANAESEYARLPDVEQDEASSPRRARRTKTIDENRLPARLSPQLATPVEQPPSGEWLYEVQFHGYRLLTRIEHGEVRLLNRTQQDWTDRLKLHADALAELNLGDSWLDGELVLLDDSGHSDFAALRQAFEIGRSVDMVYFLFDAPYLNGVDLRHKPVEERRAALKKVLKNNASKRLRFSEAFSASQHDMFESAIALSLDSVVGKRLGSPYMSRRSADWVKLKCRLRQAFVIVGFTRAQGKRNGFGALLLAVNGPSGLVYAGRVGTGFTQSQLKQLHEQLCTQERDTAPLAKPLNATQSRSVHWVEPTQVCEVEFAEWTRDGLVRQAVFLGLPENTATGRIVREQPMPIKTPTPKPQRRNKTRAVEVGGVAITHPERVIDSVSGVHKAELAQYYADIAPWILPHLRQRPVALLRAPDGIGEEQFFQKHADRLDIPHIKQLDPALDPGHAALMEIDNVQSLISAAQMGTVELHTWTATHDRIETPDLFVLDLDPDPSLPWSAMLEATRQTLALLDELGLQAFLKTSGGKGMHIIVPLARSEGWDSTKAFAKAISQFLTRQMPQQITATMGPKNRVGKIFVDYLRNARGASTVTAYSVRARPGLPVSVPIARAELDGLRNAQQWDIHTALERARSLGADPWEGYNHRQRITARMWEQLEAQKPND; translated from the coding sequence ATGGCCAATGCCGAGAGTGAATATGCCCGTTTGCCCGATGTCGAGCAGGACGAAGCATCGTCCCCCCGACGCGCTCGCCGGACCAAGACGATCGATGAAAACCGCCTTCCTGCACGTCTGTCGCCGCAGCTGGCCACGCCCGTGGAGCAACCTCCGTCCGGGGAGTGGCTCTATGAAGTGCAATTCCATGGCTATCGACTGCTGACCCGCATCGAACACGGCGAAGTGCGTTTGCTCAATCGGACTCAGCAGGACTGGACCGACCGCCTGAAGCTGCACGCCGACGCCTTGGCCGAGTTGAACCTGGGGGACAGTTGGCTAGACGGTGAGTTGGTCCTGTTGGACGACAGCGGGCACTCTGACTTCGCCGCCCTGCGCCAGGCATTCGAGATCGGGCGCAGCGTCGACATGGTGTATTTCCTGTTCGATGCGCCGTATCTCAATGGCGTCGACCTGCGCCACAAGCCGGTGGAAGAACGCCGCGCGGCACTTAAGAAGGTCCTGAAGAACAACGCCAGCAAGCGTCTGCGGTTTTCCGAGGCATTTTCCGCCAGCCAGCACGATATGTTCGAAAGTGCCATCGCCCTTTCACTGGACAGCGTGGTCGGTAAGCGCCTGGGCAGCCCCTACATGTCCCGGCGAAGCGCCGACTGGGTCAAGCTCAAGTGCCGGCTGCGTCAAGCCTTCGTGATCGTCGGGTTTACCCGTGCGCAAGGCAAGCGCAACGGTTTCGGCGCGCTGTTGCTGGCGGTCAACGGGCCGTCGGGACTGGTGTACGCCGGCCGTGTCGGCACAGGATTCACTCAATCCCAGCTCAAACAGCTACATGAGCAACTCTGTACCCAAGAGCGTGACACAGCGCCGCTGGCCAAACCGCTCAATGCCACGCAGAGCCGCAGCGTGCACTGGGTAGAGCCGACTCAGGTCTGTGAAGTCGAATTTGCCGAATGGACCCGTGACGGCCTGGTACGTCAGGCGGTTTTCCTAGGGCTGCCGGAAAACACCGCCACCGGCAGGATTGTCCGCGAACAGCCCATGCCGATAAAAACCCCGACACCCAAGCCCCAGCGCCGCAACAAAACCCGCGCCGTGGAAGTCGGCGGTGTGGCGATTACCCACCCCGAGCGCGTCATCGACAGCGTGAGCGGCGTCCATAAAGCGGAACTTGCGCAGTATTACGCCGACATTGCCCCGTGGATACTGCCCCATCTGAGGCAGCGGCCCGTTGCCCTGTTACGGGCTCCGGACGGGATCGGCGAGGAGCAGTTTTTCCAGAAACACGCTGATCGCCTGGACATTCCCCATATCAAACAACTGGATCCGGCCCTGGACCCTGGACATGCCGCCCTGATGGAAATCGATAATGTGCAGTCGCTCATCAGCGCGGCGCAAATGGGTACGGTGGAATTGCACACCTGGACCGCGACCCACGACCGGATCGAAACGCCAGACCTGTTCGTCCTGGACCTGGATCCCGATCCGTCGCTGCCTTGGAGCGCCATGCTCGAAGCGACCCGCCAGACCCTGGCGCTGCTCGATGAGCTGGGTTTGCAGGCCTTTCTCAAGACCAGCGGCGGCAAAGGCATGCACATCATCGTGCCGTTGGCACGAAGTGAAGGCTGGGACAGCACCAAGGCTTTCGCCAAGGCCATCTCCCAGTTTCTGACCCGGCAAATGCCACAACAGATCACCGCCACCATGGGGCCGAAAAACCGCGTCGGCAAAATATTCGTCGATTACTTGCGCAACGCCCGGGGCGCCAGCACGGTGACCGCCTATTCGGTCCGTGCCCGGCCAGGCCTGCCGGTATCCGTACCGATTGCCCGCGCCGAGCTGGACGGTTTGCGCAACGCCCAGCAATGGGACATTCATACGGCACTTGAACGGGCCAGGAGCTTGGGCGCCGATCCGTGGGAGGGCTACAACCATCGACAGCGGATCACGGCCAGGATGTGGGAACAATTGGAGGCGCAGAAACCCAACGACTGA
- a CDS encoding Ku protein — protein MARAIWKGAISFGLVHIPVALVSATSSQGVDFDWLDKRSMDPVGYKRVNKVTGKEVTKEDIVKGVQYQKGQYVLLSEEEIRSAHPKSTQTIDIFSFVDSEKIPLQNIDTPYFLAPDKRGGKVYALLRETLIKTNKVALAHVVLHTRQHLAALMPLESALVLVMLRWPAEVRDLDILELGDEVTHPTLAKGELDMAKRLVQDMSADWEPEQYRDSFEDKIMELVEKKANEGRLEAVETDPGEEQRKTADVIDLTELLKRSLGGKGKAADKPAAKTAAKPTKTSKSAPAKKATKASRG, from the coding sequence ATGGCACGGGCAATCTGGAAAGGCGCAATCAGTTTCGGACTGGTCCACATTCCTGTGGCACTGGTGTCGGCCACCTCGTCCCAGGGTGTGGATTTCGACTGGTTGGACAAACGCAGCATGGACCCGGTGGGCTACAAGCGGGTCAACAAGGTCACGGGAAAAGAAGTGACCAAGGAAGACATTGTCAAAGGCGTGCAATACCAAAAAGGCCAGTATGTGCTGCTCAGCGAAGAAGAAATCCGCTCTGCCCATCCCAAGTCCACCCAGACCATCGATATCTTTTCCTTCGTCGACAGCGAAAAAATCCCGCTGCAGAACATCGACACCCCCTATTTCCTGGCACCGGACAAACGCGGCGGCAAAGTCTATGCCCTGCTGCGTGAAACCCTGATCAAGACCAACAAGGTGGCCCTGGCCCACGTCGTGCTCCACACCCGCCAGCACCTGGCGGCCCTCATGCCCCTGGAATCGGCCCTGGTGCTGGTCATGCTGCGCTGGCCGGCGGAAGTGCGCGACCTGGACATCCTGGAACTGGGCGACGAGGTCACTCATCCAACCCTGGCCAAGGGAGAGCTGGACATGGCCAAGCGCCTGGTGCAAGACATGAGCGCCGACTGGGAGCCGGAACAATACCGCGACAGTTTCGAAGACAAGATCATGGAACTGGTGGAGAAGAAGGCCAATGAAGGTCGTCTGGAAGCGGTGGAAACCGATCCCGGGGAAGAACAACGCAAGACCGCCGATGTCATCGACCTCACCGAACTGCTCAAGCGCAGCCTGGGTGGCAAAGGCAAGGCGGCGGACAAACCCGCCGCGAAAACTGCCGCAAAACCGACGAAGACCAGCAAGTCCGCTCCCGCTAAAAAAGCCACCAAGGCCTCTCGGGGCTAG
- a CDS encoding PQQ-dependent sugar dehydrogenase: MLRKTLLAVICASAVLTLATPVSAAQTQSMKSEDGTLEVTTVVKGLEHPWALAFLPDQQGMLVTERPGNLRLVSPDGHLSAPLSGVPKVWAKGQGGLLDVALSPDFKQDRTVYLSYAEAGEDGKAGTAVGRGQLSEDLKRLDSFDVIFRQQPKLSTGNHFGSRLVFDRDGYLFITLGENNDRPTAQDLDKLQGKIVRIYPDGKVPDDNPFVGQKDVRPEIWAYGIRNPQGAALNPRNGTLWENEHGPKGGDELNIIERGKNYGWPLATHGDNYSGAPIPEAQGKTVQGTLGPYHVWQVSPGLSGMAFYDNDRFKAWQHNVFIGALVSKNLIRLQFQDDKVVHEERLLGELDERIRDVRQGPDGYLYVLTDEGDGALYKVGLK, from the coding sequence ATGTTGCGTAAAACACTCCTGGCCGTAATTTGCGCCAGCGCTGTTCTGACCCTTGCCACGCCGGTTTCTGCCGCGCAAACCCAGTCAATGAAAAGCGAGGATGGCACCCTGGAGGTGACCACGGTGGTCAAGGGCCTGGAACATCCCTGGGCGCTGGCGTTCTTGCCGGATCAGCAAGGCATGCTGGTCACGGAGCGCCCCGGCAACCTGCGACTGGTGAGCCCCGACGGGCATTTATCGGCGCCGTTGAGTGGCGTCCCCAAGGTCTGGGCCAAGGGCCAGGGCGGTTTGCTGGATGTCGCGCTGTCGCCGGATTTCAAGCAGGATCGCACCGTCTACCTGTCCTATGCCGAGGCCGGTGAGGACGGCAAGGCCGGCACCGCCGTGGGCCGCGGGCAGCTGTCAGAAGACTTGAAGAGACTGGACAGTTTCGACGTGATCTTCCGCCAGCAACCCAAGCTGTCCACGGGCAACCACTTTGGATCGCGCCTGGTTTTCGACCGGGATGGCTACCTGTTCATCACCTTGGGGGAGAACAACGACCGTCCGACGGCCCAGGACCTGGACAAGTTGCAAGGCAAGATCGTGCGCATCTACCCCGATGGCAAGGTTCCGGACGATAACCCCTTTGTCGGCCAGAAAGACGTACGTCCCGAGATCTGGGCCTACGGCATCCGCAATCCTCAAGGGGCCGCCCTCAACCCACGCAACGGTACGCTGTGGGAGAACGAGCATGGGCCCAAGGGCGGCGATGAACTGAACATCATCGAGCGTGGCAAGAATTACGGCTGGCCGTTGGCGACCCACGGTGACAACTACTCCGGCGCTCCGATTCCCGAGGCCCAGGGCAAGACGGTGCAGGGCACCCTTGGCCCTTATCATGTCTGGCAGGTGTCGCCGGGGCTCAGCGGCATGGCGTTCTACGACAATGATCGCTTCAAGGCCTGGCAACACAACGTGTTCATTGGGGCACTGGTATCCAAGAACCTGATCCGCCTGCAATTTCAGGACGATAAGGTCGTACACGAAGAGCGTCTACTCGGTGAACTCGACGAACGTATCCGTGATGTCCGCCAGGGGCCGGATGGTTACCTGTATGTGCTGACGGATGAAGGCGACGGGGCACTGTATAAAGTCGGGCTTAAATGA
- the ilvA gene encoding threonine ammonia-lyase, biosynthetic, with translation MTATRPEQALLEHYVKKILAAPVYELAVRTPLQAAPALSEALGNQILLKREDLQPTFSFKIRGAYNKLVQLTSEQRARGVITASAGNHAQGVALAARELGISASIVMPLTTPQLKVLGVRNRGAEALLYGESFPFALEHALDLARQTGREFVSPFDDPDVIAGQGTVALEILRQHPGRLDAIFVPVGGGGLIAGIAAYVKYLRPEVRIVGVESQHSACLQAALAAGERVTLPSVGTFADGVAVAQIGAHGFEICRFCVDEVMTVTNDQLCAAIKDIYDDTRSITEPSGALAVAGIKQYVSRTGAQGQTLVAIDSGANINFDSLRHVAERAAVNAVCRPKHTFLGAGDGCPLTQPQ, from the coding sequence ATGACCGCCACCCGCCCCGAACAAGCCCTGCTGGAACACTACGTCAAAAAGATTCTGGCCGCGCCGGTGTACGAACTGGCCGTGCGTACGCCATTGCAAGCGGCCCCTGCGTTGTCCGAAGCCCTGGGTAATCAGATCCTGCTCAAGCGTGAGGACCTGCAACCGACCTTTTCCTTCAAGATCCGCGGTGCCTACAACAAGCTGGTCCAGTTAACCTCGGAGCAGCGGGCTCGCGGCGTCATCACGGCTTCTGCTGGCAATCATGCCCAGGGCGTGGCGCTGGCGGCGCGGGAACTGGGTATCTCGGCCAGCATCGTCATGCCCCTGACCACCCCGCAACTCAAGGTGCTGGGCGTGCGCAACCGGGGCGCCGAAGCGTTGCTGTACGGAGAGAGTTTTCCGTTTGCCTTGGAGCATGCGCTGGACCTGGCGCGGCAGACCGGGCGGGAGTTCGTGTCGCCTTTCGATGATCCGGACGTGATCGCGGGCCAGGGCACCGTGGCCCTGGAAATCCTCCGTCAGCACCCCGGCAGGCTGGACGCCATTTTCGTCCCGGTCGGTGGCGGTGGGCTGATCGCCGGGATCGCGGCCTACGTCAAGTACCTGCGACCGGAAGTCCGCATCGTGGGTGTCGAGTCGCAGCACTCTGCTTGCCTGCAGGCGGCGTTGGCGGCCGGAGAACGGGTGACGCTACCGAGCGTGGGCACCTTCGCCGATGGCGTGGCCGTCGCGCAGATCGGCGCCCATGGTTTCGAGATCTGCCGCTTTTGTGTCGATGAGGTCATGACGGTCACCAACGACCAACTCTGCGCCGCGATCAAGGACATCTATGACGACACTCGCTCAATCACTGAGCCCTCGGGCGCCTTGGCGGTGGCAGGCATCAAGCAGTACGTGTCCAGGACCGGTGCCCAAGGCCAGACCCTGGTGGCCATTGATTCCGGTGCCAACATCAACTTCGATAGCCTGCGACATGTGGCTGAGCGCGCGGCCGTAAATGCAGTTTGTCGGCCGAAACATACTTTTCTCGGAGCAGGCGACGGATGCCCTCTCACCCAGCCCCAATAG
- a CDS encoding DUF1652 domain-containing protein, whose translation MFLSALEMRNIIESSLLPKRSQCTLSPDLSMTIKIYDDHQTDRVALVKTGIDAQKLTGCRAINDLIAELRTELDQNHGQNQHHNPVGNHFHQLHRMTGR comes from the coding sequence ATGTTTTTATCTGCCCTCGAAATGCGAAACATCATTGAAAGCAGCTTGCTGCCCAAGCGCTCGCAATGCACGTTGTCACCCGATTTGTCCATGACGATCAAGATCTACGACGATCATCAAACCGACCGCGTGGCCCTGGTGAAAACCGGTATCGATGCTCAAAAACTCACGGGTTGCCGCGCAATCAATGATTTGATTGCCGAGCTGCGCACCGAACTCGATCAGAACCACGGTCAGAACCAGCACCACAATCCCGTCGGTAACCATTTTCATCAGCTCCATCGGATGACCGGGCGCTAA
- a CDS encoding carbohydrate kinase — MYLVCGEALFDFFSENEAGGPASQVNFKAIAGGSPFNVAVGLRRLGVESALFAGLSTDYLGRRLQQVLLNEGVSAQYLVDFDAPTTLAMVAVGANGSPHYSFRGEGCADRQLSPAHLPTLGPEVRGLHFGSFCLVVQPIADTLLALAQRESGKRLITLDPNVRLNPQPDIDLWRSRIATLVPYADLIKVSDEDLGLLYPELEPQAVIDDWLQHRCQLVFLTRGGQGATVFSRQHGSWSMPACPVKIADTVGAGDTFQAALITWLTEQQLDSIEGLKTLTRDQISAMLDFAIRAAALTCSKTGPDLPYRQQLS; from the coding sequence ATGTATCTGGTGTGTGGTGAAGCGCTGTTTGATTTTTTCAGTGAAAACGAAGCGGGTGGCCCCGCCTCGCAAGTGAACTTCAAGGCCATTGCCGGCGGCTCGCCGTTCAACGTGGCGGTTGGCTTGCGGCGCCTGGGCGTTGAGTCGGCGCTGTTTGCCGGGCTGTCCACCGACTACCTTGGCCGCCGCTTGCAGCAGGTGCTGCTCAACGAAGGCGTCAGCGCGCAATACCTGGTGGATTTCGACGCACCGACGACCCTGGCGATGGTTGCCGTCGGCGCCAACGGGTCACCCCATTACAGCTTTCGCGGCGAAGGCTGCGCGGACCGGCAGTTGAGCCCCGCGCATCTGCCGACGCTGGGCCCCGAGGTGCGCGGTTTGCATTTCGGCTCGTTCTGCCTGGTGGTGCAGCCGATTGCCGACACCCTGCTTGCCTTGGCGCAGCGCGAAAGCGGCAAGCGCCTGATCACCTTGGACCCGAACGTACGCCTCAATCCACAGCCGGATATCGACCTGTGGCGCTCGCGGATCGCAACGCTGGTGCCATATGCCGACCTGATCAAGGTCAGCGACGAAGATCTGGGCCTGCTCTACCCCGAGCTTGAACCTCAAGCGGTGATCGATGACTGGTTGCAGCATCGTTGCCAGCTGGTATTCCTGACGCGCGGCGGCCAGGGCGCGACGGTGTTCAGTCGCCAACACGGCTCATGGTCGATGCCCGCCTGCCCGGTGAAGATCGCCGACACCGTGGGCGCAGGCGACACCTTCCAGGCCGCGTTGATTACCTGGCTCACTGAACAGCAACTGGATTCGATTGAAGGGCTGAAAACCCTGACCCGCGATCAGATCAGCGCCATGCTTGACTTCGCCATACGCGCTGCGGCCCTGACTTGCTCGAAGACCGGGCCAGACCTGCCTTACCGGCAACAGTTGAGCTGA
- the xylB gene encoding xylulokinase — MANQQLFLGIDCGTQGTKALILDAASGQVLGLGAAAHDMISGPNGCREQDTQQWLDAFTQATHQALAAAGVDGQAILGVGVSGQQHGLVLLDDQGQVLRPAKLWCDTETAPENDRLLAHLGGERGSLERLGVVIAPGYTVSKLLWTREQHPALFARIASILLPHDFLNHWLTGRRCSEYGDASGTGYFNVRTRQWDVPLLQHIDPSGRLQSALPELIDAHQPVGRILPAIAAHLGINPNAVVASGGGDNMMGAIGTGNIQPGVITMSLGSSGTVYAYAAEPAVSPQASVATFCSSSGGWLPLICTMNLTNATGAIRELLDLDIEAFNALVAQAPIGAEGVCMLPFLNGERVPALPQATGSLLGLTATNLTRANLCRAVVEGTTFGLRYGLDLLRANGLQAQSIRLIGGGSKSPVWRQIVADIMNTTVICTEQSEAAALGAAIQAAWCHSGAQENLAELCKRCVKLDLGSETRPITEHVAASQQAYELYRQHVATL; from the coding sequence ATGGCAAACCAACAGCTGTTCCTAGGCATCGACTGCGGCACCCAAGGCACCAAGGCCCTGATCCTCGACGCCGCCAGCGGCCAGGTGCTGGGCCTGGGGGCCGCTGCACACGACATGATCAGCGGCCCTAACGGATGCCGCGAACAAGACACCCAGCAATGGCTTGACGCGTTCACCCAGGCCACACATCAGGCGCTGGCCGCCGCCGGGGTCGATGGCCAGGCCATCCTCGGCGTCGGTGTCTCCGGCCAGCAGCACGGCCTGGTGTTGCTCGATGACCAGGGCCAGGTCCTGCGCCCGGCCAAGCTGTGGTGCGACACCGAAACCGCTCCGGAAAACGATCGACTGCTGGCGCACTTGGGCGGCGAAAGGGGCTCCCTGGAACGCCTGGGTGTGGTCATTGCTCCCGGATACACCGTGTCCAAGCTGCTGTGGACCCGCGAGCAGCATCCAGCGCTTTTCGCCCGCATCGCCAGCATCCTGCTGCCCCACGACTTCCTCAATCATTGGCTCACCGGCCGCCGTTGCAGCGAATACGGCGACGCCTCTGGTACTGGCTACTTCAATGTGCGTACCCGTCAATGGGACGTGCCGTTGCTGCAACACATCGACCCTAGCGGCCGCTTGCAATCGGCGTTGCCGGAACTGATCGACGCTCACCAACCGGTCGGTCGGATCCTGCCGGCCATCGCCGCGCACCTGGGCATCAACCCGAATGCAGTGGTGGCAAGCGGTGGCGGTGACAACATGATGGGCGCCATCGGCACCGGCAATATCCAGCCCGGCGTGATCACCATGAGCCTCGGCTCCTCCGGCACCGTATACGCTTATGCCGCCGAACCTGCAGTCAGCCCGCAAGCGTCGGTGGCGACGTTCTGCTCCTCCAGCGGTGGCTGGCTGCCGCTGATCTGCACCATGAACCTGACCAATGCCACCGGGGCGATACGCGAGTTGCTGGACCTGGACATCGAAGCCTTCAACGCTTTGGTGGCCCAGGCGCCGATTGGCGCCGAGGGCGTGTGCATGCTGCCGTTCCTCAACGGTGAGCGCGTCCCCGCCCTGCCCCAAGCCACCGGCAGCCTGCTCGGCCTGACGGCCACCAACCTGACCCGGGCCAACCTGTGCCGGGCCGTGGTCGAAGGCACGACCTTCGGTTTGCGCTACGGCCTGGACCTGTTGCGCGCCAACGGGCTCCAGGCCCAGAGCATCCGCCTGATCGGCGGCGGCTCGAAGAGCCCGGTGTGGCGGCAGATCGTCGCCGACATCATGAATACCACGGTCATATGCACCGAGCAGAGCGAAGCTGCCGCCCTGGGCGCGGCCATTCAGGCGGCGTGGTGCCATTCAGGGGCGCAGGAAAACCTGGCCGAATTGTGCAAGCGCTGCGTCAAGCTCGACCTGGGCAGTGAAACCCGGCCCATCACCGAGCACGTGGCGGCGTCCCAACAAGCTTATGAACTTTATCGACAACACGTCGCAACCCTTTGA